CCGCTCTTCATCCTGCACACCGCCGACTCCACCGGGGAATCCAAAGGCGTGATTCACGGCCACGGCGGCTACATGGTCGGCCTCCACCGTACCATGGACTGGATTTTCGACATCAAGCCCACGGACATTTTCTGGTGCACCGGCGACATGGCCTGGATCATCGGGCACAGCTACGCTGTCTACGGCCCACTGGTGGCGGGCACCACCACGGTCATGTACGAAGGGCACCCTCTCTACCCGCAGGCCGACCGCATCTGGGACATGGTGGACCGTCACGGCGTGACCATTCTCTACACCGCGCCGACCATCATCCGCATGCTCATGCGCTACGGCGGACAGTACCCGCACATGCACGATCTCTCCACCCTGCGTCTGCTGGCCACGGCCGGAGAAGGCATCTCCCGCGAGGCGTGGCTCTGGCTGCACAGGCACGCAGGCCGCTCCCAGTGTCCGGTTCTGGACACGTGGTGGCAACTGGAGACCGGCGCCTGCATGATCGCGCCACTGCCCGTCTCGGCACTGAAACCCGGCTCGGTGCATCGTCCCCTGCCCGGCATCGAGGCCGATATTGTGGACAGCGAAGGGCAGGCCGTTCCTCCGGGCAAAAAGGGCGGTCTGGTGCTGACCCGCCCGTGGCCGTCCATGCTGCTGGGACTTTACCGCAAGGCCGAACTGTATGAGGCGGCGTACTGGAACGCCCGGAAACATTACCGGACCGGCGACACGGCCAGCCGGGACGAGGACGGCCTCATCTGGGTGCACGGCAGAAACGACGGCGTGATGAACATCGCCGGGCACCGCATCGGCTGCGCCGAGGTGGAAAAGGCCCTGATGGCTCACAAGGCCGTGGCCGAAGCCGCTGTCATCGGTGTCCCGGACAAGATAAAGGGCGAGGTGGGCCGGGCTTTCATCGTCCTGCGGCCGGACTTCGCCGTGCTGGATGACCGAGATGAAATCATCCGCATGCTGAAAGCCCATCTGCGCAAGGAAATCGGCCCGGTGGCCGTGGTCCGGGGGATGGATTTCGTGGACTCGCTGCCGAAAACCGACGGCGCCCCGGACCGCGCGGCCCTGCGGAGAAAGATGGAAGAAACGGAAGGATAGCGTATTTTCTGCGAGACACCCGCATCCCGCCAGAGGCAAGCCCCTGAAGCCTTTTTACCGTCCGGTTTCTGAAACTTCCCGGGAACCGGACGTTTTTTGACCCGCCATTTCCAGCCGCTCACACTCCGGCCACATCCCTGCCGCTCGCTTCCCCCCACAAAATCATTGTTCGCCGACAATACGGTTGCTTTTTTACAAAACGGGCGTACGATGACATGAAATTTTTAAAAGTAGCATATTTTAAAATAATTTGAAATCTCCAAAGAAAAATTCAGACTAAATATTCTCCATCGATAAAGGATGAAATTTTTTATTTTCGCATGTTACAGAGAAATAGGGTTGGCGTTTCCTCCATATGAGTATCATAAAAATGGAAATAGTTTGAAAATAAGCATCACATGCTGCCATTTGGTGCAAAACAGAATCGATTTCACCGGCTGACGAGGAAAAGGCGAAAAAACGGGAAAAGCAGCTCAGGAGGCGAACATGTGCGGGACAGGAACGGACTGGCTTGATGAAAGGACCATCCATGACGCTCTGGACGGTGTGAAATCTCCGGACAGGGGGCAGATTGACGAAATCATCGCCAAGAGTCTCGAACTGAAGGGCCTTTCTTTCGACGACGTGGCTCTGCTCTGCCAGACGAATACGGACGATCTGCTCGCCCCGGTCTTCGCCGCCGCCAAAAGAATCAAGGAGGCCATCTACGGCCGGCGTATCGTGCTTTTCGCGCCCCTCTACATATCCAATCTCTGCGCCAACGAGTGTCTGTACTGTGCCTTCCGCCGCTCCAACGGACAGCTTGTCCGCCGGGCCCTGAGCATGGGGGAAATCCGGGACGAGACCCTGGCCATACTGGACCAGGGACACAAAAGAGTGCTCATGGTCGCCGGGGAATCCTATCCCGGCGGGGACTTCTCCTATGTGCTCGACGCCATCAGGGCCATTTATGAAACCCGCAACCGTATCGGAGATAGCATCCGCCGGGTCAACGTCAATGTCGCACCGCTGACCCTGGAGCAATTCCGGGAACTCAAGGACGCGGGTATCGGCACATACCAGCTCTTTCAGGAGACCTATCACCGGGAAACTTACGCCCGGGTGCACTGTGCCGGGAAGAAGACGGATTACGACTGGCGGCTGACCGGCATGGACCGGGCCATGCGCGCGGGCATCGACGACGTGGGCATCGGTGCGCTTTTCGGGCTGGCGGATTGGCGTTTCGACCTGCTGGGCCTCATGATGCACATCCGGCATCTGGAAAAAGAGTTCGGCGTGGGCTGTCATACCATCAGCGTGCCGCGCATCGAACCGGCGGTGGGCTCCGAAATGGCCGCCGCGCCGCCCAACGCGGTTTCGGACCGCGATTTCAGGAAAATCGTGGCCATTCTGCGGCTGGCCGTGCCCTACACGGGCCTTATCATGTCCACCCGCGAAACAGCGGCCATGCGCGATGCCACCCTCGAACTCGGCGTGTCCCAGATCTCCGCGGGCTCCTGTACGGACCCCGGCGGCTACAGGGACAAACGCGACGAGGCGGCGGCCCAGTTCCAGCTCGGCGACCACCGCTCCCTGGCCGAAGTGATCAAAGACCTCGGCGAACGCGGCTACATTCCTTCCTTCTGCACGGCCTGCTACCGCACCGGCCGGACCGGACACGACTTCATGGAGCTGGCCAAGCCCGGAGCCATAAAGTCCAAGTGCGGGCCCAACGCCCTGTCCACCTATCTGGAATACCTCATCAACTACCGCCCGGCCGGGCTGGACGCCCAGGGCCGCAACGCCATCCGGTCGGAACTCATCTGCATGAGCACCCGCGACCAGCGGGCAGCGAAAAGCCTGCTGGAACGGGTCGAACAAGGACAGCGGGACGTATTCTGTTAGCGGGGGCATCGTGAACGCACTCGCGCTGCAATATCCGCCAGTATCCGGCGGTTTTCCGGCCATCCTCCCGCAGGAGGAGACGGCAGACCCGCGGATGTGGCTCCGGAGCCTGAGCCTGGAACGTCTCCGTGCCGCGGCGGACCGTGTCCGGCAGCGCGCCGTGGGAACACGGGTCTTTCTGCGGGGCCTTGTGGAATTCTCCAGCTACTGCCGCTGCAACTGTCTGTACTGCGGACTGCGCCGGGACAACAAAAACCTTGCCCGCTACCGTCTGAGCGATGCCGACATTCTGGCCGCCGCGCGCCGGGCGGCAAAAGAAGGCATGGATACCGTGGTTCTGCAATCCGGAGAAGACCCGGCCAACACCAGAGAGCGCATCGCCCGTCTGGTGGGCATGATCAAGAACGAAACGGGCCTGGCCGTGACTCTTTCCTTAGGCAACCGGAGCACCGCCTCATACCGGACGTGGAAGCGGGCCGGGGCCGACAGATACCTGCTCAAGCACGAAACCGCCGATCCCCGCCTGTACGCGCTGCTGCATCCCGGCGACACCCTCGCCCGGCGTCTGGATGCCCTGCGCCGCCTGCGGGATCTGGACTACGAGACGGGCACCGGGTTCATTGTGGGGCTGCCCGGCCAGACGGACGAAATCTTGCGGCGCGACGTGGAACTGGTGCGGAAGCTGGAAGTCCGGATGTGTGGCGCGGGCCCTTTTCTGCCGCAGCGGGACACTCCGCTGGCCGCCGCTTCGCCCGGAAGCGCCGAGACCACCCTGAAAATCATGGCTCTGCTGCGCCTGCGCGTACCCGGGCTGAACATCCCCGTCACAACGGCACTGGCGTCCCTCATCCCTCAGGAGGGGCACCGGCTGGCCCTCGAGGCCGGGGCCAACGTCATCATGCCCGGCTTCACTCCGGACGGACAGCGGGCGCATTACCGCATCTACGACGGCAAGGCGCGGGTGGACAGCATATCCGCCCGCACGGCCATCACCTCGGCCATGCGCACATGCGGGCCGAAGGAGGACGCATGACGCGACAGCCCAGGGCCATGTGTCCGCATATCGCCATTTTCGGACGGTGCAACGCCGGGAAGTCTTCCCTCATGAACGCCCTCGCCGGGCAGAATCTGTCCCTGGTCTCGCCCGTGGCCGGAACCACGGCTGATCCCGTGGAAAAAAGCGTGGAGATCCCGCCGCTTGGCCCCGTGGTCATCATCGATACGGCCGGGCTGGACGATACCGGCGGACTCGGCGAGTTGCGCGCCAGAAGAGCGGAATCCGCCCTGGCTTCCGCCGACCTCGCCCTGCTCGTCAGCGACGGGAGTTGGGGACCGTGCGAAGAACGGCTCCGGGCGATGCTGGCGGAGCGGGGCATTCCCGCCGTCGTGGTCTGGAACGGCAGCGGCCGGGAGCATCCCGCCCCAAAAACAGCGGAAATTCTGGAACGGTCGGGACTGCCCCAGGTTTTTGTCTCGGCTCTGCACGGCACGGGCATGGCGGAACTGGTCCGGGCAATATCTCTGGCTCTGCCCGAGGCGGCTCTCGCACCGCCGCCCATGCTGCGCGATCTCGTTCCCGCCGGTTCCGTGTGCCTGTTCGTGGCTCCCATCGACGGCGGCGCGCCCAAGGCCCGGCTCATCGCTCCGCAGGCGCAGGCCCTGCGAGACTGTCTGGACGGTCATGCCGTCGGGGTCATGGTGCAGCCGGAAGAGCTGGGGATGGCTCTCACTGCGCTGCGCCATCCGCCGTCCCTGCTGGTCTGCGATTCCCAGGCCGTGCATGTCTGCGCGCGGGAAGCACCGCCCGAAACGCCCCTGACCACCTATTCCATCCTCATGGCTCGGATGAAGGGCGACCTCGCCACGCTCGCCGCCGGAGCGGCGGCCATCCACTCTCTCACGGACAAGGACAGGGTCTGCGTCAGCGAAATCTGCGCGCACCACGCCCAGCCCGACGACATCGGCCGGGTCAAAATCCCCGCGCTGCTCAGGAAGTTCACCGGCGCGGAGCTGGAAATCCATTTCGCTTCGGGCCGGGACTTTCCGGACAATCTGGAAGACTTCAGGCTGGTCGTTCACTGCGGCGGCTGCATGGCCAACCGGGCGGCGATGCTCACCCGGATCGCCGAAGCCCGGCGAAGAAACGTGCCCATCACCAACTACGGAGTGGCCATCTCGCTCATGCACGGCGTGCTGGAACGTTCCCTCGAAATATTTCCCGGCGCTCTCGCGGCCTACAGATCGGCGCGCCCAGACAAAGCGGACCGGCGGGACGGGAACACCCCGCCCGCAAGGCCCGTCCCCTCCCCAACC
Above is a window of Desulfomicrobium orale DSM 12838 DNA encoding:
- the acs gene encoding acetate--CoA ligase, which gives rise to MNDSAHNGELVFRPLPQTVIEANVNPQELSAAYASARNKGLEFWADAARELDWFRPWNAVLDSSRAPRHTWFPGGQCNIVHNALDRHILTVNKNKLALIWEGEAGDGKKYTYYELYREVNRLANALRSLGVSRGDRVVLYMPPIPQTVTAMLACAKIGAIHCGVFSGFSAKVLRQRVAELGAKLVFTADGFYRNGRLLPLKATVDEALMSGCSCVETVIVACRANLDVDMSETRDVWYEAIIRQERPESATEVMNADDPLFILHTADSTGESKGVIHGHGGYMVGLHRTMDWIFDIKPTDIFWCTGDMAWIIGHSYAVYGPLVAGTTTVMYEGHPLYPQADRIWDMVDRHGVTILYTAPTIIRMLMRYGGQYPHMHDLSTLRLLATAGEGISREAWLWLHRHAGRSQCPVLDTWWQLETGACMIAPLPVSALKPGSVHRPLPGIEADIVDSEGQAVPPGKKGGLVLTRPWPSMLLGLYRKAELYEAAYWNARKHYRTGDTASRDEDGLIWVHGRNDGVMNIAGHRIGCAEVEKALMAHKAVAEAAVIGVPDKIKGEVGRAFIVLRPDFAVLDDRDEIIRMLKAHLRKEIGPVAVVRGMDFVDSLPKTDGAPDRAALRRKMEETEG
- the hydG gene encoding [FeFe] hydrogenase H-cluster radical SAM maturase HydG, which produces MCGTGTDWLDERTIHDALDGVKSPDRGQIDEIIAKSLELKGLSFDDVALLCQTNTDDLLAPVFAAAKRIKEAIYGRRIVLFAPLYISNLCANECLYCAFRRSNGQLVRRALSMGEIRDETLAILDQGHKRVLMVAGESYPGGDFSYVLDAIRAIYETRNRIGDSIRRVNVNVAPLTLEQFRELKDAGIGTYQLFQETYHRETYARVHCAGKKTDYDWRLTGMDRAMRAGIDDVGIGALFGLADWRFDLLGLMMHIRHLEKEFGVGCHTISVPRIEPAVGSEMAAAPPNAVSDRDFRKIVAILRLAVPYTGLIMSTRETAAMRDATLELGVSQISAGSCTDPGGYRDKRDEAAAQFQLGDHRSLAEVIKDLGERGYIPSFCTACYRTGRTGHDFMELAKPGAIKSKCGPNALSTYLEYLINYRPAGLDAQGRNAIRSELICMSTRDQRAAKSLLERVEQGQRDVFC
- the hydE gene encoding [FeFe] hydrogenase H-cluster radical SAM maturase HydE, producing the protein MNALALQYPPVSGGFPAILPQEETADPRMWLRSLSLERLRAAADRVRQRAVGTRVFLRGLVEFSSYCRCNCLYCGLRRDNKNLARYRLSDADILAAARRAAKEGMDTVVLQSGEDPANTRERIARLVGMIKNETGLAVTLSLGNRSTASYRTWKRAGADRYLLKHETADPRLYALLHPGDTLARRLDALRRLRDLDYETGTGFIVGLPGQTDEILRRDVELVRKLEVRMCGAGPFLPQRDTPLAAASPGSAETTLKIMALLRLRVPGLNIPVTTALASLIPQEGHRLALEAGANVIMPGFTPDGQRAHYRIYDGKARVDSISARTAITSAMRTCGPKEDA
- the hydF gene encoding [FeFe] hydrogenase H-cluster maturation GTPase HydF; translation: MTRQPRAMCPHIAIFGRCNAGKSSLMNALAGQNLSLVSPVAGTTADPVEKSVEIPPLGPVVIIDTAGLDDTGGLGELRARRAESALASADLALLVSDGSWGPCEERLRAMLAERGIPAVVVWNGSGREHPAPKTAEILERSGLPQVFVSALHGTGMAELVRAISLALPEAALAPPPMLRDLVPAGSVCLFVAPIDGGAPKARLIAPQAQALRDCLDGHAVGVMVQPEELGMALTALRHPPSLLVCDSQAVHVCAREAPPETPLTTYSILMARMKGDLATLAAGAAAIHSLTDKDRVCVSEICAHHAQPDDIGRVKIPALLRKFTGAELEIHFASGRDFPDNLEDFRLVVHCGGCMANRAAMLTRIAEARRRNVPITNYGVAISLMHGVLERSLEIFPGALAAYRSARPDKADRRDGNTPPARPVPSPTSYPMETAYE